A single Eubalaena glacialis isolate mEubGla1 chromosome 18, mEubGla1.1.hap2.+ XY, whole genome shotgun sequence DNA region contains:
- the NOB1 gene encoding RNA-binding protein NOB1, producing MAPVEHVVADAGAFLQDAALQDIGNNIYTIRDVISEIRDKATRRRLAVLPYELRFKEPFPEYVRLVTEFSKKTGDYPSLSATDIQVLALTYQLEAEFVGVSHLKQEPEKVKVSSSVQHPETPLHITGFHLPSKPKPTRGTVEHGHPVGEPEDLEFSSFLFWRNPLPNIDHELQELLIDKGEAIPSEEENEENGFEERKDQDSDDDGGGWITPSNIKQVQQEMKQCAIPKDVRVGCVTTDFAMQNVLLQMGLHVLAVNGLLIREARSYILRCHGCFKTTSDMSRVFCAQCGNKTLKKVSVTVSDDGTLRMHFSRNPKVLNPRGLRYSLPTPKGGKYAINPHLTEDQRFPQLRLSRKARQKTDVFAPDYIAGVSPFAENDISSRSATLQVRDSTLGAGRRRLNPNASRKKFVKKR from the exons ATGGCGCCGGTGGAGCATGTTGTAGCCGATGCAGGGGCTTTCCTGCAGGACGCGGCTCTCCAG GACATCGGGAACAACATCTACACCATTCGGGATGTGATCAGCGAGATTCGGGATAAGGCCACGCGCAGGCGGCTGGCAGTCCTGCCCTACGAGCTGCGTTTCAAGGAGCCCTTCCCGGAATACGTGCGACTGG TGACTGAGTTTTCAAAGAAAACTGGAGACTATCCCAGCCTCTCTGCCACAGATATCCAAGTACTGGCACTTACCTACCAGCTGGAAGCAGAGTTTGTTGGGGTGTCTCACCTAAAACAAGAACCAGAAAAG gttaaagTGAGTTCATCAGTTCAGCACCCAGAAACTCCTCTACACATTACTGGTTTCCATCTGCCCTCAAAG CCTAAACCCACACGAGGAACAGTAGAACATGGACACCCAGTCGGTGAGCCTGAGGACCTAGAATTCAGTTCCTTTCTGTTCTGGAGAAATCCTTTGCCTAATATTGATCATGAACTGCAGGAGCTGCTG ATTGACAAAGGTGAGGCTATTCCAAGTGAGGAAGAGAACGAAGAGAATGGATTTGAAGAAAGGAAGGACCAAGACAGTGATGATGACGGGGGTGGGTGGATAACCCCCAGCAACATCAAGCAGGTCCAGCAGGAGATGAAGCAGTGCGCCATCCCGAAGGATGTGCGGGTCGGCTGTGTGACTACAGACTTCGCCATGCAG AATGTCCTGCTCCAGATGGGGCTGCATGTGCTGGCCGTGAACGGCCTGCTGATCCGCGAGGCCCGGAGCTACATCTTGCGCTGCCATGGCTGTTTCAA gaCAACATCTGACATGAGCAGAGTGTTCTGTGCACAGTGTGGAAACAAGACACTGAAGAAGGTGTCTGTGACCGTCAGCGACGATGGAACCCTGCGTATGCACTTTTCCCGCAACCCTAAGGTGCTGAATCCTCGGGGCCTCCGG TATTCACTCCCCACTCCCAAAGGGGGCAAGTACGCCATCAACCCCCACCTGACCGAGGACCAGCGCTTCCCTCAGCTGCGACTCTCCCGAAAGGCCAGGCAGAAAACTGATGTGTTTGCCCCTGACTACATAGCTGGGGTGTCTCCCTTTGCAGAGAATGACATCTCCAGCCGGTCAGCTACCTTGCAGGTCCGAGACAGCACCTTGGGAGCCGGCAGGAGACGGTTAAATCCCAATGCTTCCAGAAAGAAGTTTGTGAAGAAAAGGTGA